Proteins found in one Fibrobacter sp. genomic segment:
- a CDS encoding NAD(+)/NADH kinase — MKKFFEKIGIVGFKDKSADLVSALEQISAWAESHPKVCFYALDSLKGLVKKPIRVVKESGLSNMDLLLAIGGDGTVLSAAHIALGHGIPILGVNAGRVGFLAESRVEGLSKTLDDLLAGEFSTRERMMIDAAVYNGRKCLCKQTVLNEVHIRAHAPDRMVNVNVVYNGTNLTEYWADSLLISTPTGSTAYNLAAGGPIIHPATPAVVLTPVAPSSLSVRPLVLSLTSKKLQIASAVDRPLDLVFDGRFTYQMNPGQHVVLAESKAVTTFIRMRHTGFVGALREKLGWTGKPRLS; from the coding sequence ATGAAAAAGTTTTTCGAGAAAATCGGTATCGTCGGCTTCAAGGACAAGAGCGCCGACCTGGTGTCCGCCCTGGAACAGATTTCGGCGTGGGCCGAAAGCCACCCGAAGGTCTGCTTCTACGCCCTGGATTCCCTAAAGGGCCTGGTGAAAAAGCCAATCCGCGTGGTCAAGGAATCGGGACTTTCGAACATGGACCTGCTCTTGGCCATCGGCGGCGACGGCACGGTGCTTTCGGCGGCCCACATCGCCCTCGGGCACGGCATTCCCATCTTGGGAGTGAACGCGGGTCGCGTGGGCTTTTTGGCGGAGTCCCGCGTAGAGGGCCTCTCCAAGACTCTTGACGATTTGCTTGCGGGGGAGTTCTCTACCCGCGAACGCATGATGATCGATGCCGCCGTTTATAACGGACGCAAGTGCCTGTGCAAGCAGACGGTGCTGAACGAGGTCCATATCCGGGCTCACGCTCCCGACCGCATGGTGAACGTGAACGTGGTCTATAACGGCACGAACCTGACGGAATACTGGGCGGACTCCCTCTTGATTTCGACCCCTACGGGTTCTACGGCCTATAATCTGGCGGCGGGCGGGCCCATCATCCACCCGGCGACCCCTGCGGTGGTGCTTACCCCGGTGGCGCCCAGCAGCCTTTCTGTGCGGCCCCTGGTGCTTTCCCTCACCTCCAAGAAACTCCAGATTGCCTCGGCGGTGGACCGCCCCCTGGACCTGGTGTTCGATGGGCGTTTCACCTACCAGATGAACCCCGGACAGCATGTGGTTCTTGCCGAAAGCAAGGCGGTGACCACCTTTATCCGCATGCGCCATACCGGATTTGTGGGCGCCCTCCGCGAAAAGCTGGGCTGGACTGGAAAGCCGAGGCTTTCGTAA
- a CDS encoding exodeoxyribonuclease V subunit gamma has translation MLHLKFALNLEHLADEMIEEISSVWKNPFEAPVVIFPDPKLEQWFRLRWVKKKGVLANLNKSTIDRFLFDILVGKDDSKKKLSSDMLANVIISYLQQESDGKRNYELLGESVKSYLENGGELDENRLFDFANVMAGLFLEYETSRPSGFIADSETNESAKGILDCWEQGSLKDFFITRDKTAAANESWQRKLYSSLFHAGDGDKSLLTRVFDKYAEKNGREITYLTLPYLYKACKEEDGSVKFHYESGLPVFIFGLSGMGQFYRVILQEFAKGNQVYAYIQNPCMAFWEDCSGTRKPLESMKLALPKLATSPDDESETVDADENELLRDWGKAGRDNIKLWSLATDYNFMFDSNSIVDRNRETSCDTLLHNVQWMIANRKNVFNENAGILARIPFAKDESFSVTTAPSKIREVEMLHSRICKLLSEKDSEGNPKATIADILVVSPNIDDYRTAIFQVFDQTRDGFHVPFNIVDSAARDSLTANALGILFSIREKGGLSRPDFFALVRNPVVQNVRKIHGDEIAAWESWATNMNIYRDRIVEDNGECRHEESWITATRRLLLSRFSYGSVATDDGEISPYSDISSADSNSLYRFVDAIDSLENWCNQGTAGVPYDELPNLYQFLDSWLCMGNPSNELMGESVIYRSVSAARENLECQYHAGSKTVSFKCISQTLLMAARGSEYSCGNLFINGLTFMKFAPNRIIPTKYLFFMGADAANFPGVRNTNTLDLRKSCRPWPGDDTVVSRNRYAFLCQLMSAAEGFFISYVNKDLQKDEDFYPSSIVNDIRNFLRNAVKASGIKEKSVLKELWPDENVPLDETRPWKDLYTRREIRNKKAQLEFGDSTTVANFTPSEADGEDPRLPEQASIYQFKEFLKDPFEFRVAQMMHIEDEKEDPEKTEFEPIHIDHLQETIIRRMLLAQKLGVFENDYLKTEENIRNYAISKGLLPKGTFGERSWSEIRDEINNLAYLIECNYPKPAFQYGRRSVELKMKGWTLLGSIPLMAQNAHQIHLIDTAGANIHQYHFLAGYIQALALIREAGRKEQPVPEVFADVYSKTTWQAKRIDLSPATAEQLLEQIYHKMFSVQMNTNGVWERYSKVLPIDMVLENKIESYDDYVNAFGDENHSPWKYFAGKKYFDIKKVSGFSDRYFMDLWKKECQDLMDLTPGLWEPGKDIAGVVDDPD, from the coding sequence ATGCTACACTTGAAATTTGCCCTGAATCTGGAACATCTCGCCGACGAGATGATCGAAGAGATTTCATCTGTCTGGAAAAATCCATTCGAAGCCCCCGTAGTCATTTTCCCGGACCCGAAACTGGAGCAATGGTTCCGCCTGCGTTGGGTGAAAAAGAAGGGCGTGCTTGCGAACCTGAACAAGAGCACCATTGACCGCTTTTTGTTCGACATTTTGGTGGGGAAAGACGACTCTAAAAAGAAATTAAGTTCCGACATGCTCGCGAACGTCATCATCTCTTACCTGCAGCAGGAATCGGACGGAAAACGCAATTATGAACTATTGGGCGAAAGCGTCAAGTCTTATCTCGAAAACGGCGGCGAATTAGACGAAAACAGACTTTTTGATTTTGCAAACGTGATGGCGGGGCTGTTCCTGGAATACGAGACGAGCCGTCCTAGCGGGTTCATTGCCGATTCCGAAACCAACGAAAGCGCAAAGGGGATTCTCGACTGTTGGGAACAAGGCTCCTTGAAGGATTTCTTCATTACCCGCGACAAGACGGCCGCGGCAAACGAATCCTGGCAGCGTAAGTTGTATTCGTCCCTTTTCCATGCCGGCGATGGCGACAAGTCCCTTCTAACCCGGGTATTCGACAAATACGCTGAAAAAAATGGAAGAGAAATCACTTATCTCACCCTCCCCTACCTGTACAAGGCCTGCAAAGAGGAAGACGGCAGTGTAAAATTCCACTACGAAAGCGGACTTCCTGTCTTTATTTTCGGGCTTTCGGGCATGGGACAGTTTTACCGCGTCATCTTGCAGGAATTCGCGAAAGGCAACCAGGTCTATGCGTATATCCAAAACCCGTGTATGGCATTCTGGGAAGACTGCAGCGGGACCCGCAAACCGCTTGAGAGTATGAAACTCGCGCTCCCGAAACTTGCCACCAGTCCCGACGATGAAAGCGAAACGGTAGATGCAGACGAAAACGAGCTTCTGCGCGATTGGGGCAAGGCGGGTCGCGACAACATCAAGCTGTGGAGCCTCGCTACCGATTACAATTTCATGTTCGACAGCAATTCCATCGTTGATCGGAATAGGGAAACGTCCTGCGACACACTGCTCCACAACGTGCAATGGATGATAGCGAACCGCAAAAACGTTTTCAACGAAAATGCGGGTATCCTTGCCAGAATTCCCTTTGCGAAAGACGAATCCTTCAGCGTGACCACAGCCCCCTCGAAAATCCGCGAGGTGGAAATGCTCCATTCACGCATCTGCAAACTGCTTTCTGAAAAGGATTCCGAAGGAAATCCAAAGGCGACGATTGCGGACATCCTTGTCGTGTCGCCTAATATCGACGATTACCGTACAGCCATTTTCCAGGTTTTCGACCAGACCCGCGACGGATTTCACGTCCCCTTCAATATCGTGGACTCTGCCGCCCGCGACTCCCTTACGGCAAATGCACTCGGCATCCTTTTTTCCATCCGTGAAAAGGGCGGGCTTTCAAGGCCCGACTTTTTCGCTCTGGTGCGCAATCCCGTGGTGCAGAATGTTCGAAAAATTCATGGCGACGAGATTGCAGCCTGGGAATCCTGGGCCACCAACATGAACATCTACCGCGACCGCATCGTGGAAGACAACGGTGAATGTCGGCACGAGGAATCCTGGATTACGGCGACACGGCGGCTTTTGCTTTCCCGATTCAGTTACGGAAGTGTCGCCACCGACGATGGAGAAATTTCTCCCTACAGCGACATCAGCAGTGCCGACAGCAATTCCCTTTATCGGTTCGTCGATGCTATCGATTCGCTGGAAAACTGGTGCAACCAGGGAACGGCGGGAGTCCCGTACGACGAACTTCCCAACCTGTATCAATTCCTGGATTCGTGGCTTTGCATGGGAAACCCATCCAACGAACTGATGGGAGAAAGCGTCATCTACCGTTCGGTATCTGCCGCCCGTGAAAATCTTGAGTGTCAATATCATGCCGGCAGCAAGACCGTTTCGTTCAAGTGTATTTCACAGACTTTGCTAATGGCTGCGCGAGGTTCGGAATACAGTTGCGGAAACCTGTTTATCAACGGGCTGACCTTCATGAAATTCGCCCCCAACCGGATTATCCCCACAAAATACCTCTTCTTCATGGGGGCCGATGCGGCAAACTTCCCCGGTGTACGCAACACAAACACGCTTGACCTGCGCAAATCCTGCCGCCCCTGGCCCGGAGACGACACGGTCGTAAGCCGAAACCGTTACGCATTCCTCTGCCAACTCATGAGTGCCGCGGAAGGGTTCTTTATCAGTTACGTCAACAAGGACCTGCAAAAAGACGAAGACTTCTACCCTTCGTCTATCGTGAACGACATCCGCAACTTCTTGAGAAATGCGGTCAAGGCGTCCGGCATAAAAGAGAAATCTGTTCTCAAGGAACTTTGGCCCGACGAAAACGTGCCTCTTGACGAAACACGGCCATGGAAAGACCTGTACACCCGTCGTGAAATCCGTAACAAGAAGGCTCAACTGGAATTTGGCGACAGCACCACCGTCGCGAATTTCACGCCTAGCGAAGCCGACGGCGAAGACCCGCGGCTCCCCGAACAGGCGAGCATCTACCAGTTCAAGGAATTCCTCAAGGACCCCTTTGAATTCCGCGTCGCCCAGATGATGCATATCGAAGACGAAAAGGAGGATCCCGAAAAAACGGAGTTCGAGCCAATCCATATCGACCATCTGCAGGAAACCATCATTCGACGTATGCTCCTGGCGCAAAAGTTGGGAGTTTTCGAAAACGATTACTTGAAAACCGAAGAAAACATACGCAACTACGCCATCTCCAAGGGACTCCTGCCCAAAGGAACTTTCGGTGAACGTTCTTGGAGCGAAATTCGCGACGAAATCAACAATCTCGCATACCTTATAGAATGTAACTACCCGAAACCGGCATTCCAGTACGGCAGGCGGTCCGTAGAACTCAAAATGAAGGGCTGGACGCTTCTCGGAAGCATCCCGCTTATGGCACAAAATGCACACCAAATACATTTGATTGATACCGCAGGTGCCAATATCCATCAGTATCATTTTTTAGCGGGCTACATCCAGGCCCTCGCCCTTATCCGTGAAGCGGGACGCAAAGAACAACCTGTTCCCGAGGTGTTTGCAGACGTCTATTCAAAAACAACATGGCAGGCAAAGCGCATAGATCTTTCGCCCGCTACGGCCGAGCAGCTACTTGAACAGATTTACCATAAAATGTTTAGCGTCCAGATGAATACAAATGGTGTATGGGAGCGTTACAGCAAGGTCCTTCCCATCGACATGGTGTTAGAAAACAAAATCGAATCCTATGACGATTACGTCAATGCCTTTGGCGACGAAAACCATTCCCCCTGGAAATACTTTGCGGGCAAGAAATACTTCGACATCAAGAAAGTCAGCGGATTTTCCGACAGGTATTTTATGGACCTCTGGAAAAAGGAATGCCAGGATCTTATGGATTTGACACCCGGCTTGTGGGAACCCGGTAAAGATATCGCAGGAGTAGTCGATGACCCAGATTAA
- a CDS encoding RDD family protein, with the protein MQEEYELEYVGFWARFGATLVDGILECLITFPILTLFYGFDYWISEDFVAGPVDFVMSYVFPAVAVILFWCLKQATPGKMLLSAKIVDAKSGKAPTTGQLVLRYFAYFISIIPLCLGFVWVAFDSKKQGWHDKIAGTVVVRPRKHTEDVKFEK; encoded by the coding sequence ATGCAAGAAGAATATGAATTGGAATATGTTGGTTTTTGGGCTCGTTTTGGAGCGACCCTGGTAGATGGTATTCTTGAATGTTTGATTACTTTCCCCATACTAACGCTTTTTTACGGATTCGATTATTGGATTAGTGAAGATTTTGTTGCTGGGCCTGTGGACTTTGTAATGAGTTATGTTTTTCCTGCTGTAGCCGTTATATTGTTTTGGTGTCTTAAACAAGCGACTCCTGGGAAAATGTTGTTGTCTGCAAAAATTGTTGACGCAAAAAGCGGGAAAGCACCGACGACAGGACAATTGGTTTTAAGGTATTTTGCATACTTTATATCCATAATTCCTTTATGTTTAGGATTTGTTTGGGTTGCGTTTGATTCAAAAAAACAGGGCTGGCACGATAAAATTGCGGGCACGGTCGTGGTGCGTCCCCGAAAGCATACGGAAGACGTGAAGTTTGAAAAATGA
- a CDS encoding NERD domain-containing protein: MNRKQHFRTHVQGESLENQINLLYDKITEILLLPIVIFVATIFIWMIYIGLLKVELLTVVFLLILLVVFSIRAFFKIKKLHRQIWHYRKGLDGERYVGSMLEKFSSNKTFVFHDIVCEKQNNGKIVKFNIDHVIISTKGIFTVDSKNWSLPDREYNQADFVFKDGELVDSTGVLKKDLMDKIDSQGKWLEDKIYEWINQRIPVYRVGIMIGAYVKNVNKDFSKFWIVNDSAFAGLFDREKEKMPMQDVLRISDSIRRFVEKPIK, encoded by the coding sequence ATGAACAGAAAGCAACATTTTAGAACCCATGTGCAAGGGGAATCTCTTGAGAATCAAATAAATCTGTTGTATGATAAAATTACAGAAATACTTTTATTGCCAATAGTAATTTTTGTCGCAACGATTTTCATTTGGATGATTTATATTGGTCTCCTGAAAGTTGAGCTTCTTACGGTTGTTTTTCTCTTAATCCTACTAGTTGTATTCTCCATTAGAGCTTTTTTCAAAATAAAGAAGCTGCATCGACAAATTTGGCATTACAGAAAAGGCTTGGATGGTGAAAGATATGTAGGGTCCATGTTGGAGAAATTTTCCTCTAACAAGACATTTGTTTTCCATGACATAGTTTGTGAAAAGCAGAACAACGGTAAAATTGTAAAGTTTAACATAGACCATGTTATCATAAGCACAAAGGGAATATTTACAGTTGATTCTAAAAATTGGTCATTGCCTGACCGAGAATATAATCAAGCCGATTTTGTATTTAAGGATGGCGAACTCGTTGATAGTACTGGCGTATTGAAAAAAGACCTAATGGACAAGATAGATTCCCAAGGAAAATGGCTAGAAGATAAAATCTACGAATGGATTAATCAACGAATTCCCGTTTACAGGGTAGGCATAATGATTGGCGCTTATGTAAAAAACGTAAATAAAGATTTTTCAAAATTTTGGATTGTTAATGACAGCGCGTTTGCTGGATTGTTTGACAGGGAAAAAGAAAAAATGCCTATGCAAGATGTGTTGCGGATTTCTGATTCCATTCGTCGATTTGTGGAAAAACCGATAAAGTAA
- a CDS encoding prephenate dehydrogenase/arogenate dehydrogenase family protein, whose protein sequence is MMKRFTLVGFGLLASSIAAAVKQAKFPAVIRAVSSAATLKRAQELDLANEFFEYDAVEEWSKDSDLILLCGPILHILKTMEALKNVSWAKGADASRQVLVSDIGSTKVEICKAGATLPAPFRFVGSHPMAGSEKRTCEHNDPAIFENAYWFVCPPEGMPESTYEPLLSLVKFLGATAVVFPPEHHDATMAWVSHMPQMLSSTLAGNLPERLLSHNYQHYAGRAFRDMTRIAASGWGMWHDIAVTNRNETVRALEEVRAGLDRTIQAMNALKVVDGSAPSLPAAGDKPADDNSVALEKIFKAGNDGRASLFAPGRNAASAFFEITVQLKDKPGALLSVLEPLAQEGINVRDVELMKVRENVAGTLLLAFKTEDEAARALKLLKYLDYEVKER, encoded by the coding sequence TTGATGAAACGGTTCACTCTGGTGGGTTTCGGCCTTTTGGCCAGTTCCATTGCGGCTGCGGTCAAGCAGGCCAAGTTTCCGGCCGTTATCCGTGCGGTAAGTTCTGCTGCCACTCTCAAGCGGGCCCAAGAATTGGACTTGGCCAACGAGTTTTTTGAGTACGATGCCGTAGAGGAATGGTCCAAGGACAGCGACCTGATTTTGCTGTGCGGACCCATCCTCCACATCCTAAAGACCATGGAGGCCTTGAAGAACGTCTCCTGGGCCAAAGGTGCCGATGCCTCGCGGCAGGTGCTGGTGTCCGACATCGGCAGCACCAAGGTGGAAATCTGCAAGGCTGGGGCGACCCTGCCGGCCCCCTTCCGTTTTGTGGGGAGCCACCCCATGGCGGGTTCCGAAAAGCGGACCTGCGAACACAACGACCCCGCCATTTTCGAGAACGCCTACTGGTTCGTTTGCCCGCCCGAGGGCATGCCCGAAAGCACTTACGAGCCCCTGCTTAGCCTGGTGAAGTTTTTGGGAGCTACCGCCGTGGTGTTCCCGCCGGAGCATCACGACGCCACTATGGCCTGGGTCTCCCACATGCCCCAGATGCTCAGCTCGACGCTGGCGGGGAACCTGCCGGAGCGCCTGCTTTCTCACAACTACCAGCATTACGCCGGCAGGGCCTTCCGGGACATGACCCGCATAGCCGCCTCCGGCTGGGGAATGTGGCACGACATCGCCGTCACCAACAGGAACGAGACCGTCCGGGCCCTGGAAGAGGTCCGTGCAGGACTTGACCGCACTATCCAGGCCATGAACGCCCTGAAGGTGGTGGACGGCTCGGCGCCTTCCTTACCTGCTGCCGGTGATAAACCTGCCGACGACAACTCTGTCGCCCTGGAAAAGATTTTCAAGGCCGGGAACGACGGCCGTGCAAGCTTGTTCGCCCCGGGCCGCAATGCCGCCTCCGCATTCTTCGAGATTACGGTCCAGCTGAAGGACAAGCCCGGTGCACTCCTCAGCGTGCTGGAACCGCTGGCGCAAGAAGGTATCAACGTCCGTGACGTGGAACTCATGAAGGTCCGGGAAAACGTGGCGGGCACGCTCCTGCTCGCCTTCAAGACCGAAGACGAGGCCGCCCGCGCCCTCAAGCTTTTGAAGTACCTGGATTACGAGGTGAAGGAACGGTAA
- a CDS encoding GNAT family N-acetyltransferase, whose amino-acid sequence MFQNGIDKNRLDFIRLREAKAISHFDCGDADLNDFILNRASAYQRQKLAVSYACVDSNDASKVYAYCSLANDKVALDDFKDKTEFNRFRKKRGFPNEKRLKSYPAVKLCRLGVENSVKGKQIGTTVIDFIKSMSALDSNAGCRFLTVDANLNAVPFYEKNGFVRMNAKDDNPHTRLMYFDLNDIAEDPV is encoded by the coding sequence GTGTTTCAGAACGGTATAGACAAGAATAGGCTTGATTTTATTAGGCTCCGCGAGGCCAAGGCTATTAGTCATTTTGATTGCGGTGATGCCGACTTAAACGATTTCATTCTCAACCGAGCCTCGGCTTACCAAAGGCAAAAGCTTGCCGTTAGTTATGCTTGCGTTGATTCCAACGATGCAAGCAAGGTTTATGCCTATTGCAGCCTTGCAAACGACAAGGTGGCTTTGGACGATTTCAAGGACAAAACGGAATTCAATCGTTTCCGCAAGAAACGAGGGTTTCCAAACGAGAAACGGCTTAAAAGCTATCCTGCGGTCAAGTTGTGCAGGCTGGGCGTAGAAAATTCCGTCAAGGGAAAGCAAATTGGAACGACTGTCATTGATTTTATCAAGTCTATGTCTGCATTGGACAGCAATGCTGGCTGTAGGTTCCTGACGGTAGATGCCAACCTGAATGCCGTTCCTTTCTATGAAAAGAACGGTTTTGTCCGTATGAATGCCAAAGACGACAATCCGCACACTCGCCTTATGTATTTTGACCTGAATGATATTGCGGAAGACCCTGTTTGA
- a CDS encoding chorismate mutase, whose product MTIEDWRARIDALNGELITLLNKRASFAHEIGKVKKQAGLPVLDEGREARVLNAVGELAQKSGGPLTEESVKRIFQVIMEETRKVED is encoded by the coding sequence ATGACTATTGAAGACTGGCGCGCCCGCATAGACGCCCTGAACGGGGAACTGATCACCCTCTTGAACAAGAGGGCGTCTTTTGCCCATGAAATCGGGAAGGTCAAGAAGCAGGCGGGATTGCCGGTCCTGGACGAGGGCCGCGAAGCCCGTGTCCTGAATGCGGTGGGGGAACTTGCCCAGAAAAGTGGCGGCCCCCTGACCGAAGAGTCGGTGAAGCGCATTTTCCAGGTAATCATGGAAGAGACCCGCAAGGTGGAGGATTGA
- a CDS encoding 3-phosphoshikimate 1-carboxyvinyltransferase: MDFFLNPDRERTNLTLVMALLVNGRTVLEDFSWSAEGRGFAKVLEEFGLSYSQQGHALVLTGKGFQYPVPSLLPIDFGERDCVLLWTLASRDTEQVFTFAAEEGEAGTAAVALAKERLQSYFKIHVESDEPCCFKFRFDTAEPALKKDSLGSVPYIMRARLLIRALVRGEFLSFEEKTVVRDQWTRMLQYFGVPLRYEGRGVEQLSEFERRLLMAQGKKVERTQFTEMSETKVITGRDYYVPGDFTEACALVLLSTIGAVPKGNRILIKNVELNTSRVGAINCLKRMGANIEIVTRREKYGDVFGDLEVFPVDAGKRLQGRRFGEDTVATSIEEFPLLAVAACFAEGETILRLPKEQRKQWRPVNEALAENLRKTGVEVGVYDDGLVVRGLENITAVPQFDGGKNPQVGLALNVLALALGCDEPVGHTEVVEEHFPGILKKLSDAMVDENVEEPGTVPDGVEAQKG, from the coding sequence ATGGACTTCTTTTTGAACCCCGACCGCGAACGGACGAACTTGACCCTGGTCATGGCGCTGCTGGTCAACGGCCGCACCGTGCTGGAAGATTTCTCCTGGTCGGCGGAAGGCCGCGGCTTTGCCAAGGTCCTGGAAGAATTCGGGCTTTCCTATTCCCAGCAGGGGCATGCCCTGGTGCTTACCGGCAAGGGATTCCAGTATCCCGTCCCGTCGCTACTTCCCATCGATTTCGGGGAGCGGGATTGTGTGCTTTTGTGGACTCTCGCGAGCCGCGACACGGAGCAGGTCTTTACCTTCGCCGCCGAAGAGGGCGAGGCGGGGACTGCCGCCGTGGCCCTTGCCAAAGAACGGCTCCAGTCCTATTTCAAGATTCATGTAGAATCCGACGAACCCTGCTGTTTCAAGTTCCGCTTCGATACAGCCGAGCCCGCCCTCAAGAAAGATTCCCTGGGGAGCGTTCCCTATATCATGCGGGCAAGGCTTCTGATCCGGGCCCTTGTCCGTGGTGAATTTTTGAGTTTCGAAGAAAAGACCGTTGTCCGCGACCAGTGGACCCGCATGCTCCAGTATTTCGGTGTGCCCCTCCGTTACGAGGGTCGCGGCGTGGAACAGCTTAGCGAATTTGAACGCCGCCTGCTCATGGCCCAGGGTAAGAAAGTGGAACGCACCCAGTTCACCGAAATGTCCGAGACCAAGGTGATTACGGGCCGGGACTACTACGTGCCCGGCGACTTTACCGAGGCCTGCGCGCTGGTCTTGCTCTCTACCATCGGGGCGGTGCCCAAGGGCAACCGCATCCTCATCAAGAACGTGGAACTGAACACCAGCAGGGTGGGGGCCATCAACTGCCTCAAGCGCATGGGCGCAAACATCGAGATTGTGACCCGCCGTGAAAAATACGGCGACGTGTTTGGCGACCTGGAAGTTTTCCCTGTGGATGCGGGCAAGCGCCTGCAGGGCCGCCGCTTTGGCGAAGATACCGTGGCCACCTCCATCGAGGAATTTCCTCTGTTGGCCGTGGCCGCCTGCTTTGCCGAAGGCGAAACCATTTTGCGGCTTCCCAAGGAACAGCGCAAGCAGTGGCGCCCAGTGAACGAGGCCCTGGCCGAAAACCTGCGCAAGACCGGCGTAGAGGTGGGCGTCTATGACGACGGCCTGGTGGTCCGCGGCCTCGAGAACATTACGGCCGTGCCGCAATTCGACGGCGGCAAGAATCCCCAGGTGGGCCTTGCGCTGAACGTGCTGGCCCTCGCTCTCGGCTGCGACGAGCCCGTAGGCCACACCGAAGTGGTGGAGGAACATTTCCCGGGAATCCTCAAGAAACTTTCCGACGCCATGGTGGACGAAAACGTGGAAGAACCCGGAACGGTCCCCGATGGGGTAGAGGCGCAAAAAGGGTAG